TTACGCCGTCGCGTGCAACGCGCTGCAAAAATTTATCATGGCGATAAAACACAATATCTCGTAGTTTCTGGTGGTCAAGGGTCGGATGAGCCAATTAGTGAAGCTCAAGCGATGGCGTCTGCTTTGCTCAAATTAAATGTGCCGCACAATGCCATTATTTTAGAAGCCCACGCTACTTCAACGCGAGAAAACTTACAATTTTCGTTAGCCCAGTTGCCGGCTACCGCGACAGTGGGAATGTTGACCAATGATTTTCATCTTTTGCGCGCGGCACTATATGCCCGACGATTAAGGCGACCATTTAGCTATTATGGTGCAACAACGCCACTAACTTATTTGCTACGCGGCGCATTACGTGATTATCTTGCTTTACTAGTCATGACCCGCTGGGCGCAGTTAGTCGGATGGTTAGTGTTACTGGGACTGGAAATTTGGCTATGAAAAAGGCCTACGTGATCAGCGTAGGCCTTAAGTCATTACTTATTTTGTTGTTGGGCTAAAAGGTCGCGGATCTCTTTTAAGTATTCTTCTTCCTTCGTTGGAACTGGTTCTTCAGTAACGGTCTCATGGTGTCCAAGTTCACGGAGCTTGGTAATTCCTTTGAGTAATAAGAAAATCACAAAGGCAATAATAACGAAGTTGATCACGTCATTCAAAAACGAACCAACTTTAAAACGGGCGGTGCCGAGAGTCAAAACGATCCCCGAAAGGTCGACCTTGCCGACGAACAAGGCTAATAATGGATTGATCAGATTGGTGGTCAGTGATTTGACGATCGTGGTAAAGGCGCCGCCAACGATAACGGCAACGGCCAGATCCATTACGTTACCGCGTAATAAAAATTCCCGAAATTCTTTGAGCATGATTATCCCCACTTTCTATAATAATTATAATTATAGCGAAAAGCCGCTAGAAACCCAATTGAAACCGGCTCTTTTTGCAGGTAAACTTGAATTAGCTTGCGCCCAACGCTGAGGTAGGCTAACATAGGCGTATTGTGAACGCATGAAAACGGAGGCAGTATAATGGTAAAAACGTCCATTTATGGATTGAACAAACAGGATTTAATTAATTGGTTTATTGAACATGGCGATAAAAAGTTCCGCGCAACGCAGGCTTGGGATTGGCTATACGTTAAGCGAGTTGCTAGCTTTGCGGAAATGACAAACTTGTCAAAGGCCACCATCGCGTCGTTAGAAGAAAATTTTGATTTCAGTCCGTTAAAACCTTTGGTCGTTCAAGAAGCTAAAGATGGCGAGACAACGAAATATTTATTTGAATTAGAAGATAAATTAATGATCGAAACCGTACTGATGCGTCATGATTATGGATTGTCAGTTTGTGTAACTACACAGGTCGGCTGTAATATCGGCTGCACCTTCTGCGCTAGTGGTTTAGTTAAAAAGCAACGTGATTTAACGGCTGGTGAAATTGTTGCGCAAGTGGTTCAGATCCAGCGTAACTTAGACGAACAAAACAAGGGTGAGCGGGTCAGTCATATTGTCGTCATGGGCATCGGGGAGCCATTCGATAACTTTGACAACGTCATGAAGTTTTTGGAGATCGTCAATGATCAAAAAGGCTTAGAGATTGGTGCTCGCCATATCACAGTTTCGACTAGTGGCTTAGCTAACAAGATCCGTGACTTTGCTGACCGTGATACACAAGTCAACTTGGCAATTTCATTGCATGCACCGAATGATGAATTACGCAGCAAGATCATGCGGATCAATCGGACTTGGAATTTGGAGAAGTTATTCGCTGCGGTGCATTATTATTTAGATAAAACTAACCGCCGAATCACCTTTGAATATATCATGTTGAATGATGTTAATGATCATACCGAAGAAGCGTTGCAATTAG
This is a stretch of genomic DNA from Loigolactobacillus coryniformis subsp. coryniformis KCTC 3167 = DSM 20001. It encodes these proteins:
- the mscL gene encoding large-conductance mechanosensitive channel protein MscL, with the protein product MLKEFREFLLRGNVMDLAVAVIVGGAFTTIVKSLTTNLINPLLALFVGKVDLSGIVLTLGTARFKVGSFLNDVINFVIIAFVIFLLLKGITKLRELGHHETVTEEPVPTKEEEYLKEIRDLLAQQQNK
- the rlmN gene encoding 23S rRNA (adenine(2503)-C(2))-methyltransferase RlmN, encoding MVKTSIYGLNKQDLINWFIEHGDKKFRATQAWDWLYVKRVASFAEMTNLSKATIASLEENFDFSPLKPLVVQEAKDGETTKYLFELEDKLMIETVLMRHDYGLSVCVTTQVGCNIGCTFCASGLVKKQRDLTAGEIVAQVVQIQRNLDEQNKGERVSHIVVMGIGEPFDNFDNVMKFLEIVNDQKGLEIGARHITVSTSGLANKIRDFADRDTQVNLAISLHAPNDELRSKIMRINRTWNLEKLFAAVHYYLDKTNRRITFEYIMLNDVNDHTEEALQLAALLKDIRHLAYVNLIPYNPVAEHDQYSRSPKKHVTAFYDTLTKQGINVQIRREFGTEIDAACGQLRTEKMKELDQLKK